The nucleotide window TTCGCGGTCAGGAGATAACCGTCGAGGGCATAGACAAAGAGAAGGTTGGTCAGACGGCCGCGAATATCGAGCAGGCCACGAGGATAACGAAGTGGGACAGGCGTGTCTTCCAGGATGGTATTTACATAGTTGAGAAGGCTGGCAAGCCGATAAAGTTCTGAGGTGTGAGAAATGGACGAGAAGGCGAGACTCCTTAGGGTGAGGGCCAGGCTCAAGAGGAAGAAGCCCAAGTTCCTCCGTCAGGAGTGGTGGAGGTTCCCGAAGTTCAAGAACGACCCCAAGTGGAGAAGGCCCAAGGGAATCGACAGCAAGATGAGGCTCAAGAAGAAGGGCAAGCCCCGCTCACCGAGCATAGGCTGGAGCTCACCTAAAGCTGTCCGCGGGCTTCACCCGAGCGGTTACGAGGAAGTCCTCGTTCACAACGTCAAGGAGCTCGAGGCAATAGACCCGACCAGGCAGGCAGCGAGGATAGCTGGAACCGTCGGCGCGAGGAAGAGAGAACTGATAATCGCGAGGGCCAGGGAGCTCGGAATTAAGGTCCTCAACGCGAGGTGATGCTCATGCTTAAGATGCAGAGAAGAATTGCCGCCGAGATTTTGAAGTGCGGTGAGAACAGGATCTGGATCGACCCCGAGAGGATTGATGACGTTGCCGCTGCAATAACGAGGGAGGACATAAAGAGGCTCATCCACGACGGCGTCATCAAGAAGAAGCCCATCAAGGGCCAGAGCAGGGCCAGGGCGAGGGCCTTCCACGAGGCGAGGAAGAAAGGAAGACACAGGGGTCCCGGAAGCAGGAAGGGCAAGAAGACCGCCAGGATGGGCAAGAAGGAGCGCTGGATGATGACCATAAGGGCCCTCAGGAAGGAACTTAGAAAGCTCAAGGCCGAGGGCAAGCTCGACGCCCACACCTACAGGAGGCTCTACATCAGGGCCAAGGGCGGCCAGTTCAAGAACAAGAGGCAGCTCTACCTGTTCATGCAGGAGCACGGCATCTTGAAGGAGTGAGGTGAGATAAATGGCGAGAGGACCAAGGTATAGGGTTCCCTTCAGGAGGAGGAGAGAGGGTAAGACCAACTACCACAAGAGGCTCAAGCTCCTCAAGAGCAAGAAGCCGAGGCTCGTCGTGAGGAAGACCCTCAACCACCACATAGCGCAGATTATAGTCTACGACCCGAAGGGCGACAGGACTATAGTTTCCGCCCACACCAGGGAGCTCATCAGGGACTTCGGCTGGAAGGGCCACACCGGAAACACCCCGAGCGCCTACCTCCTCGGACTGCTCATCGGTTACAAGGCGAAGCAGGCCGGCGTTGAGGAGGCCATACTCGACATAGGCCTTCACCCGCCGACCAGGGGAAGCTCAATATTCGCCGTCCTCAAGGGAGCCGTTGACGCGGGCTTAAACGTCCCGCACAGCGAGGAGATATTCCCTGAGGACTACAGGATAAGGGGCGAGCACGTTGCAAACTACGCCAAGGCCCTCAAGGAGGAGGACGAGACCCTTTACAGGAAGCAGTTTGGTGGCTACCTCGTCAAGGGCCTTGAGCCCGAGAAGCTGCCGGAGCACTTTGAAGAGGTTAAGGCCAAGATAATCGAGAAGTTTGAGGGGGCGAGAGAATGAGCGACCCGAGAGAGATTGCCCAGAGGGTTCTTGAGGAGTGGGAGCCCAAAACGAAACTCGGCAAGCTTGTGAAGGAGGGCCAGATAACTGACATTCACGAGATATTCAGGAAGGGTTACCAGATAAAGGAGCCCGAGATAGTTGACGTCCTCCTTCCCGAGACCAACCTCAGGGAAAACCAGGAAGTGCTCGACATCGCTCTCACCGTCAGAATGACCGACAGCGGCAGGAGGATTCGCTTCCGCGTTCTTGCCGCTGTTGGCAACAGGGACGGCTACGTCGGCCTCGGAATCGGCCACGGAAGGGAAGTCGGCATAGCCATCAGGAAGGCCATCAGCTACGCCAAGATGAACATCATCGAGATCAAGCGCGGTTGCGGTTCATGGGAGTGCAGGTGCAGGAGGCCACACTCGATTCCGTTCGCCGTCGAGGGCAAAGAGGGTAGCGTCCGCGTCAAGCTCATGCCCGGACCGCGTGGTCTCGGACTCGTCATAGGTGACGTCGGCAAGAAGATACTGAGCCTGGCTGGCGTTCAGGACGTCTGGTCCCAGACCCTCGGTGAGACGAGGACAACGGTTAACTTCGCCAAGGCAGTTTTCAACGCCCTCTACAACACCAACCGCGTCGCCATACAGCCCGGTATGGAGGAGAAGTACGGTATCGTCGTTGGCAGGGCGATGCCCCAGAGCTTCACCCTTGAGTGAGGTGAGAGAAGATGGCAAAGCTTGCACTCATAAGGCTTAGGAGCGGGATTAGGGCGAGGGGAGAAGTGAGGGACACCCTCGCCATGCTTCGCCTTCACAGGATTAACCACCTCGTCATAGTCGACGACAACCCGAGCTACCGCGGAATGATACAGAAGGTCAAGGACTACATCACCTGGGGCGAGATAGACAAAGAAACTCTCGTCAAGCTCCTCAGGAAGAGGGGCAGGCTCGTCGGCAACAAGCCGATTACCGACGAGTACGTCCAGGAGAAGCTTGGAATGAGCCTTGAGGAGTTCGCCGAGAAGGTCATCAACGGCGAGATGAAGCTCAGGGATTTACCCAACATCAAGCCCGTCTTCAGGCTCCACCCGCCGAGGGGAGGACTGAAGGGAAGCAAGAAGCGCTCCTTCAAGGAAGGTGGGGCTTTAGGCTACAGGGGCGAGAAGATTAACGAGCTCATTGAGAGAATGCTCTGAGGTGGCGAGAGATGATTAGGAGGAGGAAGAAGGTTAGAAAACTCCGCGGAAGTCACACTCACGGATGGGGATGCAAGAAGAAGCACCGCGGCGGCGGAAGCAAGGGCGGTAAGGGAATGGCCGGTACCGGTAAGAGGAAGGACCAGAAGTTCACCTGGACCATCAAGTACGCCCCCGACCACCTCGGCAAGCGCGGCTTCCACAGGCCCAAGGCCGTTCAGTACATCCCCAAGGTCATCAACCTGAGCGACATCGACGAGAACTTCGAGCTCTTCAAGGACATGGGCGTCATCTACGAGGAGGAAGGAAAGCTCATCTTCGACGCCACCCAGCTCGGCGTTGACAAGGTTCTCGGTACCGGGAAGATCACCAGGGCGATAGTTGTCAAGGCCTACTACGTGACTCCAAAGGCCGAGGAGAAGATTAAGGAAGCGGGCGGCGAGGTCATCCTCGCCTGACCTCTTTCTCATTATATACAGCTACACCAAGGTGTTGAAAATGGGCGTCCGCGATGTGGTCTACGCCATCGAAAGGTGGTTCCCAGAGGTAGAGCGTCCCAAGAGGAGGGTCCCCCTCAAGGAGAAGTTCATGTGGACCGGTGTCGCTCTGCTGCTCTACTACATCCTCGCTGAAATCCCCCTCTACGGTCTCCCGTCGAGGATAGTCGATTACTTCTCCACGCTTCGTTTCGT belongs to Thermococcus sp. AM4 and includes:
- a CDS encoding 50S ribosomal protein L32e, with the protein product MDEKARLLRVRARLKRKKPKFLRQEWWRFPKFKNDPKWRRPKGIDSKMRLKKKGKPRSPSIGWSSPKAVRGLHPSGYEEVLVHNVKELEAIDPTRQAARIAGTVGARKRELIIARARELGIKVLNAR
- a CDS encoding 50S ribosomal protein L19e → MLMLKMQRRIAAEILKCGENRIWIDPERIDDVAAAITREDIKRLIHDGVIKKKPIKGQSRARARAFHEARKKGRHRGPGSRKGKKTARMGKKERWMMTIRALRKELRKLKAEGKLDAHTYRRLYIRAKGGQFKNKRQLYLFMQEHGILKE
- a CDS encoding 50S ribosomal protein L18 encodes the protein MARGPRYRVPFRRRREGKTNYHKRLKLLKSKKPRLVVRKTLNHHIAQIIVYDPKGDRTIVSAHTRELIRDFGWKGHTGNTPSAYLLGLLIGYKAKQAGVEEAILDIGLHPPTRGSSIFAVLKGAVDAGLNVPHSEEIFPEDYRIRGEHVANYAKALKEEDETLYRKQFGGYLVKGLEPEKLPEHFEEVKAKIIEKFEGARE
- the rpsE gene encoding 30S ribosomal protein S5, producing MSDPREIAQRVLEEWEPKTKLGKLVKEGQITDIHEIFRKGYQIKEPEIVDVLLPETNLRENQEVLDIALTVRMTDSGRRIRFRVLAAVGNRDGYVGLGIGHGREVGIAIRKAISYAKMNIIEIKRGCGSWECRCRRPHSIPFAVEGKEGSVRVKLMPGPRGLGLVIGDVGKKILSLAGVQDVWSQTLGETRTTVNFAKAVFNALYNTNRVAIQPGMEEKYGIVVGRAMPQSFTLE
- a CDS encoding 50S ribosomal protein L30; amino-acid sequence: MAKLALIRLRSGIRARGEVRDTLAMLRLHRINHLVIVDDNPSYRGMIQKVKDYITWGEIDKETLVKLLRKRGRLVGNKPITDEYVQEKLGMSLEEFAEKVINGEMKLRDLPNIKPVFRLHPPRGGLKGSKKRSFKEGGALGYRGEKINELIERML
- a CDS encoding uL15m family ribosomal protein encodes the protein MIRRRKKVRKLRGSHTHGWGCKKKHRGGGSKGGKGMAGTGKRKDQKFTWTIKYAPDHLGKRGFHRPKAVQYIPKVINLSDIDENFELFKDMGVIYEEEGKLIFDATQLGVDKVLGTGKITRAIVVKAYYVTPKAEEKIKEAGGEVILA